One window of the Zea mays cultivar B73 chromosome 3, Zm-B73-REFERENCE-NAM-5.0, whole genome shotgun sequence genome contains the following:
- the LOC100286106 gene encoding peptide transporter PTR2 has translation MEMSAMEEALPKAMERRKGGLRTIPFIILNEIFEKVATFGLSANMILYLTERYLMTNAFATVVLYFWHAFSNFLPILGAVLADARLGRFRVITLGSCVSLFGMCLLWLTAILPVYKNTPECAPGRPVGCAVLPWQLPLLFTSFAFMSLGSGGIRPCTLAFGADQLDKRDNSANNVRTLQTFFNWYYTVLGLSIVFASTVIVYIQQARGWVVGFAVPVVLMVTALTLFLLGSPFYIKAAANSSVVIGFVQVLVASYNNRHEPLPPETADSSSFYNKAGCKPRTPTNKLMYLNRACVLRNPSKEISPDGAACDPWRLCTVQQVEDTKAVIRVLPIWSTGIMPGVVVGQQMFPTLQAKTMERRVGKLEIPPASFGVFAILTLTVWVAVYDRVLVRPLSRLTGHARGLSLRQRMGAGLVLFAVAMAVAAHTESVRRAAALAEGLRDSNPLTGERPVRMSAMNLVPQHCLTGLAEGLNLIGQIEFYYSEFPKTMSSIGVSLLALGLGFGAVLGSAIVGVIDAGTRSGGSHDGWLPSNLNRGHYDYYYLVLAVLCAANVLYFAVCGWAYGDEGQNRVVAADAAVDDVDDKEEEQKAVII, from the exons ATGGAGATGTCAGCCATGGAGGAAGCCCTCCCCAAGGCGATGGAGAGGAGGAAGGGAGGCCTCAGAACCATTCCGTTCATCATCT TAAACGAGATATTCGAGAAGGTGGCCACGTTCGGGCTGTCGGCCAACATGATCCTGTACCTCACCGAGCGGTATCTCATGACCAACGCCTTTGCCACCGTCGTCCTCTACTTCTGGCATGCCTTCTCCAACTTCCTGCCCATCTTAGGCGCCGTGCTCGCCGACGCCCGCCTCGGCCGGTTCCGGGTCATCACCCTCGGCTCCTGCGTTAGCCTCTTC GGGATGTGCCTGCTGTGGCTGACGGCGATCCTTCCGGTGTACAAGAACACCCCGGAGTGCGCGCCGGGGCGGCCGGTAGGGTGCGCGGTGCTGCCGTGGCAGCTGCCGCTCCTCTTCACGTCGTTCGCGTTCATGTCCCTCGGGTCGGGCGGCATCCGGCCCTGCACGCTGGCGTTCGGGGCCGACCAGCTGGACAAGCGGGACAACAGCGCCAATAACGTGAGGACGCTGCAGACCTTCTTCAACTGGTACTACACGGTGCTGGGCCTCTCCATCGTGTTCGCGTCCACCGTCATCGTGTACATCCAGCAGGCCAGGGGCTGGGTCGTCGGCTTCGCCGTGCCCGTCGTGCTCATGGTCACCGCGCTCACGCTGTTCCTCCTGGGCTCGCCCTTCTACATCAAGGCGGCGGCCAACAGCAGCGTCGTCATCGGCTTCGTGCAGGTGCTCGTCGCCAGCTACAATAACCGCCACGAGCCCTTGCCGCCGGAGACTGCCGACTCCTCGAGCTTCTACAACAAAGCAGGCTGCAAACCTAGGACTCCCACGAACAAGCTAAT GTACTTGAACCGGGCTTGCGTGCTCAGGAACCCGAGCAAGGAGATCAGCCCCGACGGGGCGGCGTGCGATCCGTGGAGGCTGTGCACGGTGCAGCAGGTGGAGGACACCAAGGCCGTCATCCGCGTGCTTCCGATATGGTCGACGGGGATCATGCCGGGCGTGGTCGTCGGGCAGCAGATGTTCCCGACGCTGCAGGCGAAGACGATGGAGCGGAGGGTGGGCAAGCTGGAGATCCCCCCTGCCTCCTTCGGCGTCTTCGCCATCCTGACGCTCACCGTCTGGGTTGCCGTGTACGACCGCGTGCTGGTGCGGCCCCTGTCCCGGCTCACCGGCCACGCGCGCGGGCTCAGCCTGCGGCAGCGGATGGGCGCCGGCCTGGTGCTCTTCGCCGTGGCCATGGCCGTGGCCGCGCACACCGAGAGCGTCCGCCGAGCCGCCGCGCTCGCCGAGGGGCTCCGCGACTCCAACCCGCTGACGGGGGAGCGCCCGGTGCGCATGTCGGCCATGAATCTGGTGCCGCAGCACTGCCTCACGGGGCTCGCCGAGGGCCTGAACCTGATCGGGCAGATCGAGTTCTACTACTCCGAGTTCCCCAAGACCATGTCCAGCATAGGGGTGTCCCTGCTCGCGCTCGGCCTCGGGTTTGGCGCCGTGCTGGGCAGCGCCATCGTCGGGGTCATCGACGCGGGGACCCGGAGCGGCGGCAGCCACGACGGCTGGCTGCCGAGCAACCTGAACAGGGGGCACTACGACTACTACTACTTGGTACTGGCGGTGCTATGCGCCGCCAACGTGCTGTACTTCGCAGTGTGTGGCTGGGCATACGGCGACGAGGGGCAAAACCGGGTGGTGGCCGCCGACGCCGCGGTGGACGACGTCGACGACAAGGAGGAGGAGCAAAAGGCGGTAATCATCTAG